From Streptomyces sp. NBC_01754, a single genomic window includes:
- a CDS encoding SRPBCC family protein has protein sequence MRYADRPSMHREIHVAAEPSRVWECVADVEAMAGWSPELVRVEWRDGVTGLAEGAGYLGHNEHPVIGSWRTLAHVTDCVPDRSLTWCVLDVDGRYGPASEDPAQPMATWSFDITPAPGGAVLRQTVTLGPGPSGLTAYIARAPEREEEVIAHRFEELAKGMDLTLQGVREAAEGPRA, from the coding sequence TTGCGTTACGCCGACCGGCCCAGCATGCACCGGGAGATCCACGTCGCGGCGGAGCCGTCCAGGGTCTGGGAGTGCGTGGCCGATGTCGAGGCCATGGCCGGGTGGAGTCCCGAACTGGTCCGCGTGGAATGGCGCGACGGCGTCACCGGCCTCGCCGAGGGGGCCGGCTATCTCGGCCACAACGAGCATCCCGTCATCGGCAGTTGGCGCACGCTGGCCCATGTCACCGACTGTGTGCCCGACCGGAGTCTCACCTGGTGTGTCCTGGACGTCGACGGCCGCTACGGCCCGGCGAGCGAGGATCCGGCACAGCCGATGGCGACCTGGTCCTTCGACATCACTCCGGCCCCCGGCGGAGCCGTCCTGCGCCAGACGGTCACCCTCGGCCCCGGCCCGTCCGGGCTGACCGCGTACATCGCCCGCGCGCCCGAGCGGGAGGAGGAGGTCATCGCCCACCGCTTCGAGGAACTGGCCAAGGGCATGGACCTCACACTCCAGGGCGTCAGGGAAGCGGCGGAGGGGCCGCGGGCCTGA
- a CDS encoding polysaccharide deacetylase family protein: protein MTKEILVGFGVDVDAVGGWLGSYGGEDSPDDISRGLFAGEVGVPRLVELFRRRGLTQTFFWPGHSVETFPEEFDACVAAGHEIGVHGYSHENPIAMSREQEAAVLDRSIELIETRTGRRPTGYVAPWWEFSPVTNELLLERGIKYDHSLMHRDFEPYYVRVGDSWTKIDYSAPADTWMKPLVRGEETDLIEIPANWYLDDLPPMMFIKASPNSHGFVNPRDIEQMWRDQFDWVYREMDHAAFTMTIHPDVSGRPQVLLMLERLIDHINSHEGVRWVTFDQIADDFAARNPRPKGDSR, encoded by the coding sequence ATGACCAAGGAAATTCTCGTCGGCTTCGGAGTGGACGTCGACGCAGTCGGCGGCTGGCTCGGCTCGTACGGAGGCGAGGACTCGCCCGACGACATCTCCCGCGGCCTCTTCGCGGGCGAGGTGGGCGTGCCGCGCCTGGTGGAGCTGTTCCGCCGCCGCGGCCTGACCCAGACGTTCTTCTGGCCCGGCCACTCCGTCGAGACGTTCCCCGAGGAGTTCGACGCCTGTGTCGCCGCAGGCCACGAGATCGGTGTGCACGGCTACAGCCACGAGAACCCGATCGCCATGAGCCGCGAGCAGGAGGCCGCGGTCCTCGACCGTTCCATCGAGCTGATCGAGACCCGCACCGGCCGCCGCCCGACCGGCTACGTGGCGCCCTGGTGGGAGTTCAGCCCGGTCACCAACGAACTGCTGCTGGAACGCGGCATCAAGTACGACCACTCCCTGATGCACCGGGACTTCGAGCCGTACTACGTCCGCGTCGGCGACTCCTGGACGAAGATCGACTACAGCGCCCCGGCCGACACGTGGATGAAGCCGCTGGTACGGGGTGAGGAGACGGACCTCATCGAGATCCCGGCCAACTGGTACCTCGACGACCTCCCTCCGATGATGTTCATCAAGGCCAGCCCGAACAGCCACGGTTTCGTCAACCCCCGCGACATCGAGCAGATGTGGCGCGACCAGTTCGACTGGGTCTACCGGGAGATGGACCACGCCGCCTTCACCATGACCATCCATCCGGACGTCTCCGGCCGGCCCCAGGTGCTGCTGATGCTGGAGAGGCTGATCGACCACATCAACTCCCACGAGGGCGTCCGCTGGGTGACCTTCGACCAGATCGCGGACGACTTCGCCGCCCGCAACCCGCGCCCGAAGGGTGACAGCAGATGA
- a CDS encoding LacI family DNA-binding transcriptional regulator, which translates to MDRQTTRASAGTRAGRAPVTLAQIARQAGVHVSTVSRALSTDDAVRGGVGTETVTQIRALAEELGYQRDPAGAALRTGRSRMLGVLVPRLTDIVLATVYEGIDAAASAAGYHTVVANTGDDPEMQRRRADALVARRVDGLVLGDARSDSGLVAELARRHIPLVLVSRRLPGRVSVTTDDILGGRLAAEHLLGLGHRRVAVVAGESYASTGVERTRGFLDPFAEAGLPVPASHVVPSRFDVPGGQAAAGHLLGLRPRPTAVFAVNDFAAIGVMAAVRDAGLAVGRDVGVVGYNDVPLAAALPVPLTSVRSPMYRMGEVAATTLVNMLDGRSGRSRRLRPTLEARASTLGDQAPG; encoded by the coding sequence GTGGATCGGCAGACAACACGGGCGTCAGCCGGCACACGCGCCGGCCGGGCACCTGTCACCCTCGCCCAGATAGCCCGGCAGGCCGGGGTCCACGTCTCCACCGTGTCCCGGGCGCTCAGCACCGACGACGCCGTGCGGGGCGGGGTGGGTACCGAGACCGTGACGCAGATCCGGGCGCTCGCCGAAGAACTCGGCTACCAGCGGGACCCCGCCGGGGCGGCGCTGCGCACCGGCCGCTCACGGATGCTGGGCGTACTCGTGCCCCGGCTGACCGACATCGTGCTGGCCACGGTCTACGAGGGGATCGACGCCGCCGCCTCGGCTGCCGGGTACCACACCGTGGTCGCGAACACCGGCGACGACCCGGAGATGCAGCGGCGCCGGGCGGACGCGCTGGTCGCCCGGCGCGTCGACGGCCTGGTGCTGGGCGACGCCCGCTCGGACTCCGGTCTCGTGGCCGAGCTGGCCCGTCGGCACATCCCCCTGGTGCTGGTGTCACGCCGGCTGCCCGGCCGTGTCTCGGTGACCACCGACGACATCCTCGGCGGGCGGCTGGCCGCGGAGCATCTGCTGGGCCTCGGCCACCGGCGGGTCGCCGTGGTGGCGGGCGAGTCCTACGCCAGCACCGGGGTGGAGCGCACGCGGGGCTTCCTCGACCCGTTCGCCGAGGCGGGCCTGCCGGTGCCCGCGAGCCATGTCGTGCCGTCCCGCTTCGACGTGCCCGGTGGCCAGGCCGCCGCCGGGCACCTGCTGGGCCTCCGCCCGCGGCCCACCGCCGTCTTCGCGGTCAACGACTTCGCGGCGATCGGCGTGATGGCGGCGGTCCGGGACGCCGGTCTGGCGGTCGGCCGGGACGTCGGGGTCGTGGGCTACAACGACGTACCGCTGGCGGCGGCCTTGCCGGTCCCGCTGACCTCCGTGCGCTCCCCGATGTACCGGATGGGCGAGGTGGCGGCGACGACGCTGGTCAACATGCTCGACGGCAGGTCCGGCCGCTCCCGGCGACTGCGCCCCACCCTGGAGGCCCGCGCCTCGACCCTCGGCGACCAGGCGCCCGGCTGA
- a CDS encoding glutamate ABC transporter substrate-binding protein yields the protein MLRTKTIAAVLAGLLLAGLAAGCGREGSPPVKGPRADRLPTYKVDTGFELPRSPTWRKAHRRGYLVVGAKEDQPYLGEKDPASGVYSGFDIEIARMMAASLGFDPKKIRFRTIASANRETALQNGQIDYYVGTYTVNAMRKKIVGFAGPYYMAGQGLLVRTDENDIHGPRDLAGKTVCSAAGSTPYQRIKADYPRAKLVAYDTYSICVDNLLTFQVDAVTTDDAILLGFAAKAPDEMKVAGKPFSQEPYGIGVPRDDDALRFALDDALEKNEKNGNWKKAFEATLGLSGVPAPKPPPIDRYPAN from the coding sequence GTGTTGCGTACGAAGACCATCGCGGCCGTACTCGCCGGCCTCCTGCTCGCCGGGCTCGCCGCCGGCTGCGGCAGGGAGGGCAGCCCGCCGGTCAAGGGCCCCCGGGCCGACAGACTGCCCACCTACAAGGTCGACACCGGCTTCGAGCTGCCCCGGTCACCGACCTGGCGCAAGGCCCACCGGCGGGGGTACCTCGTGGTCGGCGCCAAGGAGGACCAGCCCTACCTCGGCGAGAAGGACCCGGCCAGCGGCGTCTACTCCGGTTTCGACATCGAGATCGCCCGCATGATGGCTGCCTCCCTCGGATTCGATCCGAAGAAGATCCGCTTCCGGACCATCGCCTCCGCCAACCGCGAGACGGCACTCCAGAACGGGCAGATCGACTACTACGTCGGCACCTACACCGTCAACGCCATGCGCAAGAAGATCGTGGGCTTCGCCGGGCCCTACTACATGGCCGGGCAGGGGCTCCTCGTGCGCACCGACGAGAACGACATCCACGGTCCGCGGGACCTGGCCGGCAAGACCGTCTGCTCGGCCGCCGGTTCCACGCCGTACCAGCGCATCAAGGCCGACTACCCCAGGGCGAAGCTCGTCGCCTACGACACGTACTCGATCTGCGTCGACAACCTGCTGACCTTCCAGGTCGACGCCGTCACCACCGATGACGCCATCCTGCTGGGCTTCGCCGCCAAGGCGCCGGACGAGATGAAGGTCGCCGGCAAGCCGTTCTCCCAGGAGCCCTACGGCATCGGCGTCCCACGCGACGACGACGCGCTGCGCTTCGCACTGGACGACGCCTTGGAGAAGAACGAGAAGAACGGGAACTGGAAGAAGGCGTTCGAGGCGACCCTGGGCCTGTCCGGGGTCCCCGCGCCGAAACCCCCGCCCATCGACCGCTACCCGGCGAACTGA
- a CDS encoding LacI family DNA-binding transcriptional regulator gives MSVSIGDVARLAGVSRTTVSHVISGKRPVSDAVEGRVRSAMAELGYAPSRMAQNLASGTTRTMGLLVPDIGNGFFADIAKGVERTAIAGGYNMLLCNTGWNLERELFYLETLKSRAVDGVVYAAGVPAATSQLTGLLGGLPVVAVDEELDDMAQVTVVSDNRVGGRLAAEHLAALGHTRALVAGATEGLASSRLRVEGFSEAWFERTGRAPLVAEGTFEVASGYRLAQEHLGALRDGEVTAVFCLNDMVAFGLMQALSENGIDVPGSCSVVGFDDVFAARHVGPGLTTVRQDAVGLGEVAAGLLLEILENGEALPRGVRVLPVDLVERRSTGGARSRGARHG, from the coding sequence GTGTCAGTCTCGATCGGTGACGTGGCGCGCCTGGCAGGCGTCAGCCGCACCACGGTGTCGCACGTGATCAGCGGCAAGCGGCCCGTGAGTGACGCGGTGGAGGGCCGGGTGCGCTCGGCCATGGCGGAACTCGGCTACGCGCCGAGCCGGATGGCGCAGAATCTCGCCAGTGGCACCACTCGCACGATGGGGCTGCTCGTCCCCGACATCGGCAACGGCTTCTTCGCGGACATCGCCAAGGGAGTGGAACGGACGGCGATAGCGGGCGGCTACAACATGCTGCTCTGCAACACCGGCTGGAACCTCGAACGCGAACTCTTCTACCTGGAGACGCTGAAGTCCCGCGCCGTGGACGGAGTGGTGTACGCGGCGGGTGTCCCGGCGGCCACCTCACAGCTGACCGGGCTGCTCGGGGGCCTCCCGGTGGTAGCGGTGGACGAGGAACTCGACGACATGGCCCAGGTCACCGTGGTCTCCGACAACCGCGTCGGCGGGCGTCTGGCCGCCGAGCATCTGGCGGCACTGGGCCACACCCGTGCGCTGGTGGCAGGCGCCACCGAGGGGCTGGCCTCCAGCAGGCTGCGGGTCGAGGGTTTCAGCGAGGCCTGGTTCGAACGGACCGGCCGGGCACCCCTGGTGGCCGAGGGAACCTTCGAGGTGGCCAGCGGTTACCGGCTGGCCCAGGAGCACCTGGGCGCGCTGCGCGACGGTGAGGTCACCGCGGTCTTCTGCCTCAACGACATGGTGGCCTTCGGGCTGATGCAGGCGCTGTCGGAGAACGGGATCGACGTGCCGGGCTCGTGCTCGGTGGTCGGCTTCGACGACGTGTTCGCCGCGCGGCACGTCGGTCCGGGACTGACCACGGTCCGCCAGGACGCCGTCGGTCTGGGCGAGGTCGCCGCGGGACTGCTGCTGGAGATCCTGGAGAACGGCGAGGCCCTCCCGCGGGGAGTGCGGGTGCTACCGGTCGATCTGGTGGAACGGCGCTCCACGGGAGGCGCGCGAAGCAGAGGAGCCCGCCATGGCTGA
- a CDS encoding MFS transporter, which produces MTTVQQQDIVHENEWPRDGAPSDEVLFKGPPTLSRRTITTTTVVCFLAWVFSVYDFVLFGTLLPKISETFGWTTGQATAIATGVTVGTFVVALLVGPMLDRWGRKPSLIVTTAGAALSSGLTAVVGGAASLIGVRAISGLGYSEEVVNGVYLNEMYGKSRRRGFMFSLVQSGWPVGALLAAAFAAVLLPVMSWRWIFLLATFPVVVILVAGSKLRESPSFVALKRTRELRKDGREADAVQLAELYGLDISRDNESGLRQLFAPDLRRHTLCLSGAWLFNWMGIQVFSVLGTTVLTDGKGVSFSSALVVLILANLAGFLGYLSHGYLGDRFGRRATIIAGWTIGGLVMTAMLFGPDNAAYVIPMYALGLFFLLGPYSAMVFYMGESFPARVRGIGSNTAHVMGPAGAVAGSALLSGVIGLGASATTAAFVAGALGIFLSGLLMFGAHKVSQDQDEETVLPAEAH; this is translated from the coding sequence ATGACCACCGTGCAGCAGCAGGACATAGTCCACGAGAACGAATGGCCGCGCGACGGAGCACCCTCGGACGAGGTCCTCTTCAAGGGCCCCCCGACGCTCAGCCGACGCACCATCACGACCACCACCGTGGTCTGTTTCCTGGCCTGGGTCTTCTCCGTGTACGACTTCGTGCTCTTCGGCACCCTGCTGCCGAAGATCTCGGAGACGTTCGGCTGGACCACCGGGCAGGCCACGGCGATCGCCACCGGCGTGACCGTCGGCACCTTCGTCGTCGCGCTGCTGGTCGGTCCGATGCTGGACCGCTGGGGCCGCAAGCCGAGCCTGATCGTCACCACGGCCGGCGCCGCGCTCTCCTCGGGCCTCACGGCGGTGGTCGGCGGAGCGGCGTCGCTGATCGGGGTCCGGGCCATCTCCGGCCTCGGCTACTCCGAGGAGGTCGTCAACGGCGTCTACCTCAACGAGATGTACGGCAAGAGCCGACGGCGCGGGTTCATGTTCAGCCTGGTGCAGAGCGGCTGGCCGGTCGGCGCCCTGCTGGCCGCGGCCTTCGCCGCCGTGCTGCTGCCGGTCATGAGCTGGCGCTGGATCTTCCTCCTCGCCACCTTCCCGGTCGTCGTCATCCTCGTCGCCGGCTCCAAGCTCCGTGAGTCGCCCTCCTTCGTCGCCCTCAAGCGGACGCGGGAACTGCGCAAGGACGGGCGCGAGGCCGACGCGGTCCAGCTCGCGGAGCTGTACGGTCTCGACATCAGCCGGGACAACGAGTCCGGGCTGCGCCAGCTCTTCGCCCCGGACCTGCGCCGGCACACCCTGTGCCTGTCCGGAGCGTGGCTGTTCAACTGGATGGGCATCCAGGTCTTCTCGGTGCTGGGCACCACCGTCCTCACCGACGGCAAGGGCGTCTCGTTCTCCAGTGCGCTGGTCGTGCTGATCCTTGCGAACCTGGCCGGCTTCCTCGGATACCTCTCCCACGGGTACCTCGGTGACCGGTTCGGCCGCCGGGCGACGATCATCGCCGGCTGGACCATCGGCGGCCTCGTCATGACGGCGATGCTCTTCGGGCCGGACAACGCCGCGTACGTCATCCCGATGTACGCCCTGGGGCTCTTCTTCCTCCTCGGCCCCTACTCCGCCATGGTGTTCTACATGGGCGAGTCGTTCCCGGCCCGGGTCCGTGGCATCGGCTCCAACACCGCCCACGTGATGGGCCCGGCGGGCGCGGTCGCCGGCTCGGCACTGCTCAGCGGGGTCATCGGACTCGGAGCGAGCGCCACCACGGCCGCATTCGTCGCGGGCGCGCTGGGGATCTTCCTCTCCGGCCTGCTGATGTTCGGTGCCCACAAGGTCAGCCAGGACCAGGACGAGGAGACGGTTCTCCCGGCCGAGGCGCACTGA
- a CDS encoding amino acid ABC transporter permease, translating to MDVLTDNFSLYGKGFLGTVQLTVYASLLALALGFVMASFRVAPVSSLRAIGTVWVAVLRNTPLTLLFFAVLLGLPRFGLVLPFQLFAVLALGCYTSAFICEALRSGINTVPTGQGEAARSLGMSFTQTLGAVVLPQAFRSVIPPVGSTLIALAKNSAIAGAFSVTELLGTYKTLNELGYSIIWSFVWIAVGYLIITLAISALFNVMEKRWGVAR from the coding sequence ATGGACGTACTGACAGACAACTTCTCGCTCTACGGCAAGGGCTTCCTCGGAACCGTCCAACTCACCGTGTACGCCTCCCTCCTGGCACTCGCGCTCGGCTTCGTCATGGCCTCCTTCCGGGTGGCACCCGTCAGCTCCCTCCGGGCGATCGGCACGGTCTGGGTCGCGGTGCTCCGCAACACCCCGCTGACCCTGCTGTTCTTCGCCGTGCTGCTGGGACTGCCGCGCTTCGGCCTGGTGCTGCCCTTCCAGCTCTTCGCGGTCCTCGCGCTCGGCTGCTACACCTCGGCGTTCATCTGCGAGGCGCTGCGTTCCGGTATCAACACCGTGCCGACCGGGCAGGGGGAGGCAGCCCGCAGCCTGGGGATGTCCTTCACCCAGACACTGGGCGCCGTCGTGCTCCCGCAGGCCTTCCGGTCGGTGATCCCGCCGGTCGGCTCCACGCTCATCGCCCTGGCCAAGAACTCCGCCATCGCCGGGGCCTTCAGCGTCACCGAACTGCTCGGCACCTACAAGACCCTCAACGAACTGGGCTACAGCATCATCTGGTCGTTCGTCTGGATCGCCGTCGGCTACCTGATCATCACCCTCGCCATCAGTGCGCTCTTCAACGTCATGGAGAAGCGCTGGGGAGTCGCCCGATGA
- a CDS encoding amino acid ABC transporter permease, with protein sequence MTRSTAHATALYDIPGPATRRRHLLYGVASALVIAALIAWVIHLLFDTDQFTSQKWTPFTYKGIQELLLRGLGNTLKAFAYAAVLSLALGAVLAVGRLSVHRPVRWLSTLLVEFFRAMPVLVMIFFVFVALRVQPLPALVTGLTLYNGSVLAEVFRTGVNSVERGQREAAYALGMRKTQVTTHVLAPQAVRAMLPTIISQLVVALKDTSLGYLITYEEFLHAGKLIASNLDYDLPFIPVVMVISPIYIGMCMLLSWFATWVARRQRHDPKTEATGVSTGGQGAVLPGA encoded by the coding sequence ATGACCCGTTCCACCGCGCACGCCACCGCGCTCTACGACATCCCGGGGCCCGCCACCCGCAGGCGGCACCTCCTCTACGGGGTCGCCTCGGCGCTGGTGATCGCCGCACTGATCGCCTGGGTCATCCATCTCCTCTTCGACACGGACCAGTTCACCAGCCAGAAGTGGACGCCCTTCACCTACAAGGGGATCCAGGAACTGCTGCTGCGCGGCCTGGGCAACACCCTCAAGGCCTTCGCCTACGCGGCGGTGCTCTCCCTGGCACTCGGCGCCGTACTCGCCGTCGGGCGGCTCTCCGTCCACCGGCCGGTGCGCTGGCTCTCCACTCTGCTGGTCGAGTTCTTCCGGGCCATGCCGGTCCTGGTGATGATCTTCTTCGTCTTCGTGGCTCTGAGGGTGCAGCCGCTCCCGGCGCTGGTGACGGGACTGACCCTCTACAACGGTTCCGTGCTCGCCGAGGTCTTCCGCACCGGCGTCAACTCGGTGGAGCGGGGCCAGCGCGAGGCCGCGTACGCGCTGGGCATGCGCAAGACCCAGGTCACCACCCATGTCCTGGCGCCGCAGGCGGTGCGCGCCATGCTGCCGACCATCATCAGCCAGTTGGTGGTGGCCCTCAAGGACACGTCTCTGGGCTACCTGATCACGTACGAGGAGTTCCTCCACGCGGGCAAGCTGATCGCCTCGAACCTCGACTACGACCTGCCGTTCATTCCGGTGGTCATGGTGATCTCGCCCATCTACATCGGGATGTGCATGCTGCTCTCCTGGTTCGCCACCTGGGTGGCCAGACGGCAGCGGCACGACCCGAAGACGGAGGCGACGGGCGTCTCCACGGGCGGGCAGGGGGCGGTACTGCCGGGCGCGTAG
- a CDS encoding SDR family NAD(P)-dependent oxidoreductase, with amino-acid sequence MGVLQQKVALVTGAASGIGSAIADAYAAEGARLFLADRDAARLAELARRYVAQGVEVATATVDVADAEQTRAMVEHCVSALGAPDVLVNSAGILTEVPLVEMDVETWDEMIAVDLRSVFLCCRWVVPHMVARGSGRVINIASQLGVKGGEGLVHYSAAKAGVIGLTKALAREVAPSGVLVNAIAPGPVFTPLVDGISEDWKQAKQAELPLGRFGAPAEVAPTAVLLASDPGGNLYVGQTLGPNSGDVMP; translated from the coding sequence ATGGGAGTCCTCCAGCAGAAGGTCGCGCTGGTGACCGGAGCGGCGAGCGGGATCGGATCGGCGATCGCGGACGCCTACGCGGCCGAGGGGGCGCGGCTCTTCCTGGCCGACCGCGACGCCGCCCGGCTGGCCGAACTGGCCCGGCGCTACGTGGCGCAGGGCGTCGAGGTGGCCACCGCGACGGTCGACGTGGCCGACGCGGAACAGACCCGCGCGATGGTGGAGCACTGCGTGAGCGCCCTCGGCGCACCCGACGTCCTCGTCAACTCGGCGGGCATCCTCACCGAGGTCCCGCTGGTCGAGATGGACGTCGAGACGTGGGACGAGATGATCGCGGTCGACCTGCGCAGCGTCTTCCTGTGCTGCCGGTGGGTGGTGCCGCACATGGTCGCCCGCGGCAGCGGACGGGTCATCAACATCGCCAGTCAGTTGGGTGTCAAGGGCGGTGAGGGGCTGGTGCACTACTCGGCCGCCAAGGCCGGCGTCATCGGCCTGACCAAGGCGCTGGCCAGGGAAGTCGCCCCGAGCGGCGTCCTGGTCAACGCGATCGCCCCGGGGCCGGTGTTCACGCCGCTGGTGGACGGCATCAGTGAGGACTGGAAGCAGGCGAAGCAGGCCGAACTCCCCCTCGGCCGGTTCGGTGCCCCGGCCGAGGTCGCTCCCACGGCGGTCCTCCTGGCGAGCGATCCGGGCGGCAACCTCTACGTGGGCCAGACGCTGGGCCCCAACAGCGGTGACGTCATGCCGTGA
- a CDS encoding SDR family NAD(P)-dependent oxidoreductase, which produces MSLNENTAPLRDDGLAGKVAVITGGASGIGRALAVAYARAGADSVVGYYPGDPHSADETVRLVEAVGGRCTAVAVDVRDSAQVDALAQAAVAGYGRLDIAVAGAGVLRRAALAELDDDAWNDMLSVDLTGVLRTFRSAAAVMAGPGAMVAISSIAGGVYGWDDHAHYAAAKSGVLGLCRSLATELAPRGIRVNSVIPGLIETPQSLDETNSLGPAGLERAGRGIPAGRVGHADEVARAIRFLTGDDAAYITGQQLVVDGGLTVRWPE; this is translated from the coding sequence ATGTCCCTCAACGAGAACACCGCACCCCTCCGGGACGACGGGCTGGCCGGCAAGGTCGCCGTCATCACCGGTGGTGCGAGCGGCATCGGCCGCGCCCTGGCCGTGGCGTACGCACGCGCCGGGGCGGACAGCGTCGTCGGCTACTACCCCGGGGACCCGCACAGCGCCGACGAGACCGTCCGGCTGGTGGAGGCCGTGGGCGGCCGCTGTACCGCGGTCGCCGTCGACGTCCGGGACAGCGCGCAGGTCGACGCACTGGCCCAGGCCGCCGTCGCCGGCTACGGACGGCTGGACATCGCGGTCGCCGGGGCCGGCGTGCTGCGCCGGGCCGCCCTGGCGGAGCTGGACGACGATGCCTGGAACGACATGCTGTCCGTCGACCTGACCGGCGTGCTGCGGACCTTCCGCTCCGCCGCCGCCGTGATGGCCGGACCCGGCGCCATGGTGGCCATCTCCTCCATCGCCGGCGGCGTGTACGGCTGGGACGACCACGCCCACTACGCCGCCGCCAAGAGCGGTGTGCTCGGGCTGTGCCGGTCGCTGGCGACCGAGCTGGCCCCGCGCGGCATCCGCGTCAACTCGGTCATCCCCGGGCTGATCGAGACGCCGCAGTCCCTCGACGAGACCAACTCCCTCGGCCCGGCCGGGCTGGAGCGGGCCGGCCGGGGCATTCCGGCCGGACGGGTGGGCCACGCGGACGAGGTCGCCCGCGCCATCCGCTTCCTCACCGGCGACGACGCCGCGTACATCACCGGCCAGCAGCTCGTCGTGGACGGCGGCCTGACGGTGCGGTGGCCCGAGTGA
- a CDS encoding asparaginase — protein MRRIQVVATGGTIASRSGAEGRRATVLAKELVASVGPLPEGVRVEARDVVTRGSYAFDTADLLALAREVRAALRDGADAVVMTHGTDTMEETAFLFDLLFDASRPIVLTGAQRPFDDRAADGPANLGDALAVAADDTARDLGTLLVFDGFAFPARGVRKSDTMSARAFSAPGRGPVLRVADGRVVPLARPVPGPRLPVDLDLPRLPRVDVVPVYPGADGLFVRASVAAGAAGVVVAAAGAGNAGPELVEAVAEAVAAGHPVLISTRVHSGPVAPLYAGGGAELRRVGALFVDDLNPWQARLLLAAAGAVPGRSPQELVRAWMAGRSPRTAPGT, from the coding sequence ATGCGTCGTATCCAGGTCGTGGCAACCGGCGGGACCATCGCGAGCCGGTCCGGGGCGGAGGGCCGCCGGGCGACCGTGCTCGCGAAGGAGCTGGTCGCGTCCGTGGGCCCGCTCCCGGAGGGCGTACGGGTCGAGGCGCGGGACGTGGTCACCCGGGGCAGTTACGCCTTCGACACCGCCGATCTGCTGGCACTCGCCCGCGAGGTGCGCGCCGCCCTGCGCGACGGTGCCGACGCGGTGGTGATGACCCATGGCACCGACACCATGGAGGAGACCGCCTTCCTGTTCGATCTCCTCTTCGACGCTTCGCGGCCGATCGTGCTCACCGGGGCCCAGCGCCCCTTCGACGACCGTGCCGCCGACGGTCCGGCCAACCTCGGCGACGCCCTGGCCGTGGCCGCCGACGACACGGCCCGTGACCTCGGCACGCTGCTGGTCTTCGACGGCTTCGCCTTCCCCGCCCGCGGGGTGCGCAAGAGCGACACCATGTCGGCGCGCGCCTTCAGCGCCCCGGGACGTGGACCGGTGCTGCGCGTGGCGGACGGGCGTGTGGTGCCACTGGCCCGGCCGGTGCCCGGGCCACGGCTCCCGGTCGACCTCGACCTGCCCCGGCTGCCCCGGGTGGACGTCGTGCCGGTCTACCCCGGTGCGGACGGACTGTTCGTCCGGGCCAGCGTGGCGGCCGGCGCCGCCGGGGTCGTGGTGGCGGCGGCCGGAGCCGGCAACGCCGGACCGGAGCTGGTCGAGGCGGTCGCCGAGGCGGTTGCCGCGGGCCACCCGGTGCTCATCAGCACCCGGGTGCATTCCGGACCGGTCGCGCCCCTCTACGCCGGCGGTGGCGCCGAGCTGAGACGGGTCGGCGCCCTCTTCGTCGACGACCTCAACCCCTGGCAGGCCCGGCTCCTGCTGGCCGCGGCCGGCGCGGTACCCGGCCGGTCACCGCAGGAACTGGTCCGGGCCTGGATGGCCGGACGGAGCCCGCGCACCGCCCCCGGCACCTGA